Proteins from a genomic interval of uncultured Desulfuromusa sp.:
- a CDS encoding protein-L-isoaspartate(D-aspartate) O-methyltransferase, with amino-acid sequence MDFSVARRRMVAQQIAARGITDQRVLDAMSTIPRHLFVEAGLQSHAYSDASLPIGEKQTISQPYMVAVMTAALELKGDERILEIGTGSGYQTAVLSRLVKRVYSVERIAVLAGRARKVLDQLQMSNINIKISDGTIGWQDQAPFAGILVAAGSPDVPSSYLEQLEVGGKLVLPVGDKDQQILTRMIRQEDGTFKREQLLGCRFVPLIGEQGWLSESIL; translated from the coding sequence ATGGATTTTTCAGTTGCCAGGAGACGGATGGTTGCACAGCAGATCGCAGCGCGGGGAATTACTGATCAGCGCGTTCTTGACGCGATGTCAACGATCCCCAGACATTTGTTTGTCGAGGCGGGATTGCAAAGTCATGCTTATAGTGATGCCTCTTTGCCTATTGGGGAAAAACAGACGATTTCGCAGCCTTATATGGTTGCTGTCATGACCGCTGCTCTGGAGTTGAAGGGGGATGAACGTATCCTGGAAATCGGAACGGGATCCGGTTATCAGACAGCGGTCTTATCCCGGCTGGTTAAACGGGTTTATTCGGTTGAAAGGATTGCTGTTCTTGCCGGACGCGCGCGAAAAGTTCTTGATCAATTGCAGATGAGTAATATTAATATCAAAATCAGTGACGGCACGATTGGTTGGCAAGATCAGGCACCCTTTGCCGGAATTTTGGTGGCTGCAGGGTCTCCTGATGTGCCGTCCAGCTATCTTGAACAGTTGGAGGTCGGAGGTAAGCTTGTTTTGCCTGTTGGTGATAAGGATCAGCAGATTTTAACGCGAATGATTCGTCAGGAGGATGGAACCTTTAAGCGAGAGCAGTTGCTGGGTTGCCGTTTTGTCCCTTTGATTGGTGAGCAGGGTTGGTTGTCAGAGTCTATATTGTAA
- a CDS encoding YqaA family protein, which yields MKFFRRSYDWVLSWAQTPQGIYALGILAFAEASFFPVPPDVLLMALALATPLKSYRFAFIATIGSIAGGALGYLIGWGLWDTVGPYFYQYVPGVTVEGFEQVGDLFNLYGFWIIFAAGFTPIPYKIFTISAGVFSVNFPVFMMASLVGRSLRFYLVAGLFYYFGKPARVFIEKYFNLLSIMLFIVMIAVIILFKFYF from the coding sequence ATGAAATTCTTTCGACGATCATATGACTGGGTTCTCTCCTGGGCACAAACACCACAAGGTATTTACGCCCTTGGTATTCTGGCTTTTGCAGAAGCCAGTTTTTTTCCTGTTCCTCCAGATGTTCTGTTGATGGCTCTTGCTTTGGCAACCCCTTTAAAATCATATCGCTTCGCGTTTATTGCGACAATCGGATCCATTGCCGGTGGAGCTTTGGGATATCTGATAGGTTGGGGGTTATGGGATACTGTTGGTCCCTATTTTTACCAATATGTTCCGGGGGTTACGGTAGAGGGTTTTGAACAGGTGGGAGATTTGTTTAACCTCTATGGGTTCTGGATCATTTTTGCCGCGGGTTTTACTCCCATCCCCTACAAAATTTTTACTATCAGCGCAGGGGTTTTTAGTGTCAATTTTCCTGTTTTTATGATGGCTTCTCTTGTCGGGCGGAGTTTACGGTTTTATCTTGTGGCGGGGCTGTTTTACTATTTTGGTAAACCTGCGCGGGTGTTCATCGAAAAATATTTTAATCTTTTGTCTATCATGCTGTTCATTGTTATGATTGCTGTCATTATTCTCTTCAAATTTTATTTTTAA